From Salmo salar chromosome ssa04, Ssal_v3.1, whole genome shotgun sequence, one genomic window encodes:
- the LOC106602795 gene encoding trace amine-associated receptor 3-like has translation MLTGAICSVLEMSHHTAKSCQNVHIMDVVCILTEQDQAMNNTSLGWPEDLDGDANLSSLHGDLEDFCATSSRHQASRVILYAFFTAGILCTVVGNFLVVLAIAYYKQLQSPTNSFVMSLAVADCLVGLVVMPYSMVRTVEGCWLFGALFCRVHSSLDVMLCTASIFHLSCIAFDRYYAVCNPLVYHLKMSQGRVAFLIVVCWAVPLLISFGPIMLGLHKAGVNMVPMPPEDACVFLVNRVYAVMASLVAFYLPMGVMLAAYWKIYKAAKRQAMQISAMESQFSAGVGKDSSKKQRHRNAMRRERKAAKTLGIIMGVFLLFWLPFFTVNIVDPFIDYSTAVEVWEFFLWLGYVNSSLNPFLYGFFNRSFRRAFMMIMGCRICLSSSSPGMDLSKESNERKVNQ, from the coding sequence ATGCTCACAGGGGCAATATGTTCTGTTTTGGAAATGTCTCACCATACTGCTAAATCATGCCAAAACGTTCACATCATGGATGTTGTGTGTATTTTGACAGAACAAGACCAAGCCATGAATAATACCAGTTTGGGATGGCCCGAGGATCTGGATGGTGATGCCAACCTTTCTTCTCTCCATGGTGACCTGGAGGACTTCTGCGCTACGTCATCGAGGCACCAGGCATCTCGGGTGATCCTGTACGCCTTCTTTACGGCGGGCATCTTGTGCACAGTGGTGGGCAACTTCCTGGTGGTCTTGGCCATCGCTTACTACAAGCAGCTGCAGTCACCCACCAACTCGTTCGTCATGTCCTTGGCGGTGGCCGACTGCCTGGTGGGGTTGGTGGTCATGCCCTACAGCATGGTGCGCACCGTGGAGGGCTGCTGGCTCTTCGGCGCCCTCTTCTGCCGGGTCCACTCCAGCCTGGACGTCATGCTGTGCACCGCATCCATCTTCCACCTCAGCTGCATTGCCTTCGACCGCTACTATGCCGTGTGTAACCCCTTGGTCTACCACCTGAAAATGTCCCAGGGCCGGGTAGCCTTCCTGATCGTGGTCTGTTGGGCCGTCCCGTTACTCATCTCCTTCGGCCCCATCATGCTGGGCCTCCACAAGGCCGGGGTGAACATGGTGCCCATGCCGCCCGAGGACGCCTGCGTCTTCCTGGTGAACCGCGTCTACGCCGTCATGGCCTCCCTGGTGGCCTTCTACCTGCCCATGGGCGTCATGCTGGCAGCCTACTGGAAGATCTACAAGGCGGCCAAGCGGCAGGCCATGCAGATCAGCGCCATGGAGAGCCAGTTTTCGGCCGGGGTGGGCAAGGACTCCAGCAAGAAGCAGAGGCACCGCAACGccatgaggagggagaggaaggcagCCAAGACCCTGGGGATCATCATGGGGGTCTTTCTACTCTTCTGGCTTCCCTTCTTCACCGTCAACATCGTGGATCCCTTCATCGACTACAGCACAGCGGTGGAGGTGTGGGAGTTTTTCCTGTGGCTGGGGTACGTTAACTCGTCGCTTAACCCATTCTTGTATGGGTTCTTCAATAGATCCTTCCGTAGGGCGTTTATGATGATTATGGGATGTCGGATATGTCTGTCGAGCTCCTCACCGGGTATGGACTTATCAAAAGAGAGCAACGAACGCAAGGTCAACCAATAG